A stretch of the Chanos chanos chromosome 1, fChaCha1.1, whole genome shotgun sequence genome encodes the following:
- the fxn gene encoding frataxin, mitochondrial, with product LDAGLNGNTQSRGLHLTSVCGEENALKFIDLSEAAYDRLADETLDALAEYFEDLADEKYTGTDYDVVFSSGVLTIKVGGDHGTYVINKQTPNRQIWLSSPTSGPKRYDWTGSRWVYSHDGVALHNLLSKEFSRIFQRDVDLSDLIHS from the exons CTTGATGCTGGACTTAATGGAAACACTCAGAGCAGAGGACTTCACTTAACATCTGTTTGTGGAGAGGAAAATGCACTGAAGTTCAT TGACTTAAGTGAAGCTGCATATGACAGACTAGCAGATGAAACACTGGATGCGTTAGCAGAATATTTTGAAGACCTTGCCGATGAGAAATATACAGGGACAGACTACGATGTTGTGTTCTCT AGTGGCGTACTGACCATTAAAGTGGGGGGTGACCACGGCACGTACgtcatcaacaaacaaacacccaaccGGCAGATATGGCTCTCCTCACCGACAAG TGGACCAAAGCGCTACGACTGGACAGGCAGCCGCTGGGTGTACTCTCACGACGGCGTCGCCTTGCACAATCTGCTCTCTAAGGAATTTTCCAGAATCTTTCAGAGAGATGTGGACCTGTCAGATCTCATTCATTCCTGA